The following proteins come from a genomic window of Rhodobium gokarnense:
- the nirJ gene encoding heme d1 biosynthesis radical SAM protein NirJ encodes MFRLTQYMKELLEPTPVRARRSVAAVKPVVIWNLTRRCNLRCRHCYTASADVPFPGELTHDEALGVLDDLAAFGVPALILSGGEPLLRFDFFDLATRARDLGFRHLALSTNGTRITGDNADRIAALGFDYVGISLDGIGRVHDWFRGVDGAFDEALAGVRACKARGIKVGLRFTLTEGTAEHLPAMIDLCEAEGVDKLYLSHLVYAGRGDKHRGEDAEHARTRTAMDLVIERGWDALRNGRPLEIVTGNNDADAVYFLGWVAARFPADMVAHVRAHLEAWGGNSSGLGVANIDTQGNVHPDTYWSDYTVGSVRVAPFSALWTGDDPMLALLRQRPRPLKGRCGACAFQKVCGGNTRIRALQVSGDPWAEDPACYLRAEEIGIAGDADRLTVTPFRGKSHDPAHEFL; translated from the coding sequence ATGTTCCGGCTGACCCAGTACATGAAAGAGCTCCTGGAGCCGACCCCGGTGCGTGCGCGCCGGAGCGTCGCCGCCGTCAAGCCCGTCGTCATCTGGAACCTCACCCGGCGCTGCAATCTGCGCTGCCGCCACTGCTACACGGCCTCGGCCGACGTGCCGTTCCCGGGCGAGCTGACCCATGACGAGGCGCTCGGCGTCCTCGACGACCTTGCCGCCTTCGGCGTTCCGGCGCTGATCCTGTCCGGTGGCGAGCCGCTGCTGCGCTTCGATTTCTTCGATCTGGCGACGCGCGCCCGCGACCTCGGCTTCCGCCATCTGGCGCTCTCCACCAACGGCACCAGGATCACCGGCGACAACGCCGACCGCATCGCCGCTCTCGGCTTCGACTATGTCGGCATTTCGCTCGACGGCATCGGCAGGGTCCATGACTGGTTCCGCGGCGTCGACGGCGCCTTCGACGAAGCGCTTGCCGGCGTGCGCGCCTGCAAGGCGCGCGGCATCAAGGTCGGCCTGCGCTTCACCCTGACGGAGGGTACCGCCGAGCACCTGCCGGCAATGATCGACCTCTGCGAGGCCGAAGGGGTCGACAAGCTCTACCTGTCGCACCTGGTCTATGCCGGGCGCGGCGACAAGCACCGCGGCGAGGACGCCGAGCACGCCCGAACCCGCACCGCGATGGACCTCGTGATCGAGCGCGGCTGGGACGCATTGCGGAACGGCCGCCCGCTGGAGATCGTCACCGGCAACAACGACGCCGATGCGGTCTACTTCCTGGGCTGGGTCGCGGCGCGCTTCCCGGCCGATATGGTCGCCCATGTCCGCGCGCATCTGGAGGCCTGGGGCGGCAATTCCTCCGGCCTCGGCGTTGCCAATATCGACACGCAAGGCAACGTCCACCCCGACACCTACTGGTCGGACTACACGGTCGGCAGCGTCCGCGTTGCGCCGTTCTCTGCGCTGTGGACGGGCGACGATCCGATGCTCGCGCTGTTACGCCAGCGGCCGCGGCCGCTGAAGGGACGCTGCGGTGCTTGTGCCTTCCAAAAGGTCTGCGGCGGCAACACCCGCATCCGCGCCCTGCAGGTCTCCGGCGATCCATGGGCCGAGGACCCGGCCTGCTATCTCCGCGCCGAGGAGATCGGCATTGCCGGCGATGCCGACCGGCTGACCGTCACGCCATTCCGGGGGAAGAGCCATGATCCGGCCCATGAATTCCTTTAG
- the ahbB gene encoding siroheme decarboxylase subunit beta — MRIDETDRRLIAETQAGLPLVPEPYAEIGRRLGIAEAAVRERLAALQARGIVRRIAIAPNHYALGMVANGMSVWDVADDAVARLGPEVGALPFVSHCYLRPRALPDWPYNLFAMVHGESRAEVEEKRGEIARLLGAACRGSDILYSTRILKKTGMRLAKNGR, encoded by the coding sequence ATGAGGATCGACGAGACCGACCGCAGGCTGATCGCCGAGACCCAGGCGGGGCTGCCCCTGGTGCCGGAGCCCTATGCGGAGATCGGCCGCCGGCTCGGCATTGCCGAGGCCGCGGTCCGCGAGCGACTGGCGGCGCTGCAGGCCCGCGGCATCGTCCGCCGCATCGCGATTGCCCCCAACCACTACGCCCTCGGCATGGTCGCCAACGGCATGAGCGTCTGGGACGTCGCCGACGACGCGGTCGCCCGGCTCGGGCCGGAGGTCGGCGCGCTCCCCTTCGTCAGCCACTGCTATCTGCGGCCGCGGGCGCTGCCCGACTGGCCCTACAATCTCTTTGCCATGGTCCATGGCGAAAGCCGCGCCGAAGTGGAGGAAAAGCGCGGCGAGATCGCCCGGCTCCTCGGCGCCGCCTGCCGCGGCAGCGACATCCTTTATTCCACCCGCATCCTGAAGAAGACGGGCATGCGGCTTGCAAAAAACGGGAGGTGA